Proteins co-encoded in one Amaranthus tricolor cultivar Red isolate AtriRed21 chromosome 7, ASM2621246v1, whole genome shotgun sequence genomic window:
- the LOC130818263 gene encoding probable disease resistance protein At4g27220 produces MDSLVSIITEVGGWFVEPVKNRAKLITDHKTFVDDLRDEHTVLSGMITRVQNKVKQAKNNGESIIDDVNKWFQEAQVINDDVASWLTDVGGLKPKCGPFPKCYDLYKRSKKAVREKKKVTSLVQRGNNIQEVSYPSSPKGIELVSHEGFTAFDSTTMSFNETLSALGKSSTKTIGVFGMGGIGKTTLVTEVGKVAKARKMFDQVVFAVVSQTLDIRKIQGQLGDMLGLTFSRETEIGRAGQLKDRLKFENTVLVILDDVWNTIDLGDIGIPIGNDHKGCKVLITTRREHVCTSMRCQEIVSLSLLDETEAWELFKINAGGVLNEPSVELKQIAKQVIGECQRLPLALVVVASALSGKSLDEWKTAAENLQKSKLTDIETVDRNVYACFRLSYDYLKAEATKKCFLLCSLFPEDHEIDIEELTKYAMGFGLFQDVDSFRSVKSHVQNTIKDLKASSLLLKTDNMANHVKMHDMVRDAALWITNSEGEKPFIVPTPLENNWVRNNKLGEAMAISLLAFPMNDRFPTRLQCPSLKLLLLAQRAPLRLNDIFFDGLKALQVLDLTAAKNRLEMVLPSSLKSLQNLRTLLLRRWKLKGDISMIGSLRSLEILSFSGSLIFELPMELAELSELRHLDLSGCKELAGSYTEVQSRLFKLEVVYAPNQPMLAFPDDDDEDEE; encoded by the coding sequence ATGGACTCTCTTGTATCGATCATAACGGAAGTGGGGGGATGGTTTGTGGAACCAGTCAAGAATCGAGCAAAACTCATAACCGATCACAAAACTTTCGTAGACGATTTGAGGGATGAACATACGGTATTATCGGGTATGATCACGAGAGTCCAAAATAAAGTCAAGCAAGCTAAAAACAATGGTGAAAGCATAATCGACGATGTGAACAAATGGTTTCAAGAGGCTCAAGTCATTAATGATGATGTAGCTTCTTGGCTTACTGATGTAGGTGGCCTAAAACCGAAATGTGGACCTTTTCCTAAATGCTACGATCTTTACAAGCGAAGTAAGAAAGCCGTAAGGGAGAAAAAAAAGGTTACTTCGCTTGTTCAGCGTGGAAACAATATTCAAGAAGTGTCATACCCAAGCTCCCCTAAAGGAATAGAACTCGTATCACACGAGGGATTCACTGCGTTTGATTCTACTACCATGTCTTTTAATGAGACCCTATCGGCCTTAGGAAAGAGTAGCACGAAAACTATAGGCGTGTTTGGAATGGGAGGTATCGGCAAGACAACTTTGGTGACGGAAGTTGGTAAAGTGGCTAAAGCGCGCAAAATGTTTGATCAGGTGGTGTTTGCGGTGGTGTCTCAGACACTCGACATACGAAAGATTCAAGGTCAATTAGGTGATATGTTAGGATTAACTTTCTCTAGAGAGACTGAAATCGGAAGGGCGGGCCAACTTAAGGATAGACTTAAGTTTGAGAATACCGTCTTGGTTATCCTAGACGATGTTTGGAATACAATCGATTTGGGTGATATTGGGATTCCGATTGGTAATGATCACAAGGGGTGCAAGGTTCTCATAACTACTCGTCGTGAGCATGTTTGCACATCGATGCGTTGCCAAGAAATCGTCTCATTAAGTCTCTTAGATGAAACGGAAGCATGggaactttttaaaattaatgcaGGAGGTGTGCTGAACGAACCGTCGGTTGAGCTTAAACAGATAGCTAAGCAAGTTATTGGAGAATGTCAAAGGTTGCCATTAGCCTTAGTTGTAGTGGCAAGTGCTCTGAGCGGAAAATCGCTAGACGAATGGAAAACCGCTGCTGAAAACCTTCAAAAGTCGAAGCTTACAGACATCGAAACAGTTGATCGAAACGTGTATGCATGTTTCAGGTTAAGTTATGATTATCTAAAAGCAGAGGCTACAAAGAAGTGTTTTTTATTGTGTTCTTTGTTTCCTGAAGATCACGAGATTGATATCGAAGAATTGACTAAATATGCAATGGGATTTGGTCTGTTCCAAGATGTCGACTCGTTCAGAtcagtcaaatcacacgtgcaGAACACGATCAAAGATCTGAAAGCATCATCGTTGCTGTTAAAAACAGATAACATGGCGAACCATGTGAAAATGCACGACATGGTTCGTGATGCTGCCCTTTGGATCACGAATTCTGAAGGCGAGAAGCCCTTCATTGTACCGACTCCATTGGAGAATAATTGGGTACGAAACAATAAACTTGGCGAAGCCATGGCTATTTCTTTGCTAGCATTCCCTATGAACGATCGATTCCCTACACGACTTCAATGTCCTAGTTTGAAACTATTGTTGCTTGCACAACGTGCACCCTTACGATTAAACGATATATTTTTTGATGGGTTGAAAGCATTACAAGTTCTAGATTTGACTGCAGCTAAGAATCGTCTTGAGATGGTTTTACCGTCGTCATTGAAGTCGCTTCAAAATCTCCGAACTTTGCTGCTTAGACGATGGAAACTAAAAGGCGATATATCCATGATTGGGAGTCTAAGGAGCCTAGAAATCCTTAGTTTTTCGGGAAGTCTTATTTTCGAGTTGCCTATGGAATTAGCTGAGTTATCTGAGCTAAGACACTTGGATTTATCCGGGTGTAAAGAGCTAGCAGGCTCGTATACTGAAGTACAAAGCCGGTTGTTCAAGTTAGAGGTTGTGTATGCACCAAACCAACCGATGCTAGCATTTCCTGACGATGATGAcgaagatgaagaatga